Proteins encoded together in one Otariodibacter oris window:
- the brnQ gene encoding branched-chain amino acid transport system II carrier protein encodes MKKNTLIIGFMLFAIFFGAGNLIFPPKLGLESGEHFWTAIIGFVVTGVGLPLLGIIIGAFYEGGYKEALNKVHPWFSIVFLVAIYLAIGPFFAIPRTGATAYEMAIIPFIGESTTVSLLVFTVIYFGITLWISLNPSRVVDRIGSILTPVLLVAIIALVVKAYFLLSNNELVVSTPAIEQNSFVQGILEGYLTMDALASLAFSVIVLNAIKAKTSNQTKLIKQTIGAGIIAAVALGFIYISLGWIGNHSALPAETVAELKTNGQDIGTYILNTVTAQAFGEFGRMILGIIVSLACLTTSIGLVVAVSEYFNEIFPKISYKAYAILFVLISFVLSNQGLSAVISKSVPVLLVLYPISMTIMALLLVNLFIKLPLLALRFALGLVTVVSILSVAGVEFVNGLPLKEYSMEWLPFAVVGLVVGFVIAKAMKTE; translated from the coding sequence ATGAAAAAAAACACACTCATCATTGGTTTTATGTTATTCGCCATCTTCTTTGGCGCAGGTAATCTTATTTTTCCACCCAAACTGGGATTAGAAAGCGGAGAACACTTTTGGACAGCGATTATTGGTTTCGTTGTCACAGGCGTAGGTTTACCGTTATTAGGTATTATTATTGGTGCTTTCTATGAAGGTGGCTATAAAGAAGCATTAAATAAAGTCCATCCGTGGTTTTCAATCGTATTCTTAGTGGCAATTTATTTAGCGATTGGTCCATTCTTTGCAATTCCTCGTACTGGTGCAACCGCCTATGAAATGGCAATTATTCCATTTATTGGCGAATCAACAACGGTATCATTACTGGTATTTACAGTGATTTATTTTGGTATTACGCTTTGGATCAGTTTAAACCCTTCTAGAGTAGTAGATCGCATCGGTTCGATTTTAACGCCAGTGTTACTTGTTGCAATTATTGCATTAGTTGTGAAAGCTTATTTCTTGCTCTCTAATAACGAGTTAGTCGTATCGACACCAGCCATTGAACAAAATAGCTTTGTTCAAGGTATTTTAGAGGGCTATTTAACTATGGATGCGTTAGCTTCCTTAGCTTTCTCGGTCATTGTATTAAATGCGATTAAAGCAAAAACAAGTAATCAAACTAAACTTATTAAACAAACCATTGGTGCAGGGATTATAGCAGCAGTGGCTTTAGGATTTATTTATATTTCTTTAGGTTGGATTGGTAACCACTCAGCATTACCTGCAGAAACGGTTGCTGAACTTAAAACAAATGGTCAAGATATTGGTACTTATATTTTAAATACTGTAACGGCTCAAGCTTTCGGTGAATTTGGTCGCATGATCTTAGGTATCATTGTGTCTTTAGCTTGTTTAACCACATCGATTGGATTAGTTGTGGCGGTCAGCGAATACTTTAATGAAATCTTCCCTAAAATTTCTTATAAAGCCTATGCGATTTTATTTGTTTTAATTAGTTTTGTGCTTTCAAATCAAGGATTAAGTGCAGTAATCAGTAAATCTGTACCTGTATTATTAGTGCTTTACCCAATTTCAATGACAATTATGGCATTATTATTAGTCAATTTATTTATTAAATTGCCATTACTTGCGTTACGTTTTGCACTTGGTTTAGTAACTGTCGTTTCAATCCTTTCTGTTGCAGGTGTTGAATTTGTTAATGGCTTACCATTAAAAGAATATTCAATGGAATGGCTACCATTTGCAGTAGTAGGTTTAGTGGTTGGATTTGTTATTGCTAAGGCAATGAAAACTGAATAA
- the mutM gene encoding bifunctional DNA-formamidopyrimidine glycosylase/DNA-(apurinic or apyrimidinic site) lyase codes for MPELPEVETSVRGVSPYLVGQTIKQIIIRQKQLRWLVSDQLSAMDGANILNIYRRAKYLIIHTDKGDILIHLGMSGSLGILNTETEKEIGKHDHVDLVTTNGTILRYNDPRKFGAWLWANKAEEAELLKKLGLEPLSDEFNADYLYKQSRNKTVAIKNFIMNNAVVVGVGNIYACESLFMAGLHPDMATQNLKPKQAERLVKVIKDVLTKAIIQGGTTLKDFIQPDGKPGYFAQVLKVYGRKGQECYDCGSIIESKVIGQRNSFYCPKCQKLPR; via the coding sequence ATGCCTGAATTACCCGAAGTTGAAACCAGTGTTCGCGGTGTTTCACCCTATTTAGTTGGGCAGACTATTAAGCAAATTATTATCCGACAAAAACAGTTACGTTGGCTTGTGAGTGATCAACTATCAGCAATGGATGGCGCAAATATTCTCAATATTTATCGTCGTGCTAAGTATCTTATTATTCACACAGATAAAGGCGATATTCTCATTCACTTAGGTATGTCTGGTTCATTAGGTATATTAAATACCGAAACTGAAAAAGAAATCGGTAAACACGATCATGTGGATTTAGTGACCACAAATGGCACGATTTTACGTTATAACGATCCGCGTAAATTTGGTGCGTGGTTATGGGCGAATAAAGCGGAAGAGGCTGAGTTGCTCAAGAAACTAGGACTAGAACCACTTTCTGATGAGTTTAATGCGGATTACCTCTATAAACAAAGTCGCAATAAAACCGTCGCCATAAAAAATTTCATTATGAATAATGCCGTAGTGGTTGGGGTTGGGAATATTTATGCGTGTGAATCGCTCTTTATGGCGGGACTTCATCCCGATATGGCGACACAAAATCTGAAACCGAAGCAAGCAGAACGATTAGTCAAAGTGATTAAAGATGTACTGACGAAAGCAATTATACAGGGTGGAACGACCTTAAAAGATTTTATCCAACCAGACGGAAAACCCGGTTATTTTGCTCAAGTACTAAAAGTTTATGGTAGAAAAGGGCAGGAGTGCTACGATTGTGGCTCAATCATCGAATCCAAAGTAATCGGGCAAAGAAACAGTTTTTATTGCCCTAAATGTCAGAAATTACCGCGATAA
- the cas9 gene encoding type II CRISPR RNA-guided endonuclease Cas9 (Cas9, originally named Csn1, is the large, multifunctional signature protein of type II CRISPR/Cas systems. It is well known even to general audiences because its RNA-guided endonuclease activity has made it a popular tool for custom editing of eukaryotic genomes.) — MNNSTLNYILGLDIGIASVGWAVVEIDGEENPIGLIDVGVRTFERAEVPKTGESLALARRLKRGTRRLIRRRAFRLLKAKRLLKQEGILTQDDFESSRVIKSLPHNTWELRVKGLTQLLSNKEWAAVLLHLLKHRGYLSQRKNETKTDNKELGALLSGVHSNHQLLAEKNYRTPAELALKHFYEEEGHIRNQRGAYTHTFGRLDLKQELRQLFNAQRELGNPHTSNELEQAFTELLMWQKPALSGEAILKMLGKCTLEKEEYKAAKNTYSAEYFVWLTKLNNLRILENGSERALSQEERAILIEQPYLKAKLTYTQVRKLLGLSDQAHFKGLSYRKDNAENTTLMEMKAWHAIRKALESNGLKTEWEGLKTQPDLLDKIGTAFSLYKTDEDITQYLNGCLSTDVLNTLLEHLNFDRFIHLSLQSLSKILPLMEQGLRYDEACKQVYGDHYGAKEQQEERYLPVIPADEIRNPVVLRSLSQARKIINGVVRLYGSPCRIHIETGREVGKSYKDRKEIEKRQNENQADKLRAIAHFKELFPNFVGEPKAKDILKMRLYEQQHGKCLYSGKGLDLNRLLEKGYVEIDHALPFSRTWDDSFNNKVLVLAGENQNKGNKTPYEWLDGKADTEQWKHFVSLVLGSYFSQKKKHRLLTKELDEKGFKEKNLNDTRYVARFLCNYIAENMLLTGKGKRRVFASNGQITSLLRHRWGMSKSREENDRHHAIDAIVVACSTVAMQKKITDFVRRKEMDVFSGEMVDKSTGEIQWIHFPEPWKYFRQEAEIRVFSDNPQEDLVIRLPDRPQANHQFVQPLFVSRAPTRKVTGQGHMETVKSAKRINEGISVIKVPLTQLKLKELENMVNREREQALYESLKEQLMQYNDDPNKAFAEPFYKKGGQQVKSVRVEQLQKTGVLVHNETGVADNASMVRVDVFKKKGKYFLVPIYTWQVAKGILPNKAVIQRKSEDEWEEMDETAEFQFSLFANDLIKVTTKKNAILGYFGGLDRATGNISIKEHDLNKNVVKNGIHTSVGVKLIPNFEKYQVDELGKNIRPCRKSKRLGVR; from the coding sequence ATGAATAACAGTACATTAAATTATATTTTAGGGCTTGATATTGGTATCGCTTCTGTCGGTTGGGCTGTCGTTGAAATTGATGGGGAAGAAAATCCGATTGGGCTAATTGATGTAGGTGTACGCACCTTTGAACGAGCAGAAGTACCCAAAACAGGCGAATCTTTGGCATTAGCTCGACGCTTAAAACGAGGCACAAGACGTTTAATTCGTCGTCGAGCATTCCGTTTATTAAAGGCGAAACGTTTATTAAAGCAAGAGGGAATATTAACCCAAGACGATTTTGAATCTTCAAGGGTTATAAAAAGTTTGCCTCATAATACGTGGGAATTACGTGTTAAAGGATTAACCCAGTTATTATCCAATAAAGAATGGGCAGCAGTGCTACTGCATTTATTGAAACATCGAGGCTATTTATCCCAACGAAAAAATGAAACGAAAACCGATAATAAAGAGTTGGGCGCATTATTATCAGGCGTACATAGTAATCATCAATTATTAGCAGAGAAAAATTATCGAACACCCGCAGAATTAGCCCTCAAACATTTTTATGAAGAAGAAGGACATATTCGCAATCAGCGAGGGGCTTATACCCACACCTTTGGTCGCTTAGATTTAAAACAGGAATTGAGACAATTATTCAACGCACAGCGAGAATTGGGGAACCCTCACACTTCTAATGAACTAGAGCAAGCCTTTACGGAACTTTTAATGTGGCAAAAACCAGCTTTGTCGGGCGAAGCTATTTTAAAAATGTTAGGAAAATGTACTCTTGAGAAAGAAGAATATAAAGCCGCTAAGAACACTTACAGTGCCGAATATTTTGTATGGCTTACCAAGCTAAATAATTTACGCATTTTAGAAAATGGTAGCGAGCGTGCTTTATCACAAGAAGAGCGAGCAATATTAATTGAACAGCCTTATCTCAAAGCAAAACTCACCTATACACAAGTTAGAAAATTATTAGGATTATCTGATCAGGCTCACTTTAAAGGACTCAGCTATCGTAAAGATAATGCCGAGAATACCACATTGATGGAAATGAAAGCGTGGCACGCTATTCGTAAAGCATTAGAAAGTAATGGGCTAAAAACAGAATGGGAAGGGCTAAAAACGCAACCTGATCTTTTAGATAAAATTGGTACGGCTTTTTCACTCTACAAAACTGATGAGGATATCACTCAGTATCTCAATGGTTGCCTTTCAACTGACGTATTGAATACTTTATTAGAGCATCTTAATTTCGATCGATTTATTCATCTTTCTTTGCAAAGTTTAAGCAAGATCTTACCGCTTATGGAACAAGGGTTACGCTACGATGAGGCTTGCAAACAAGTTTATGGCGATCATTATGGAGCGAAAGAGCAACAAGAAGAACGTTATTTACCTGTTATCCCAGCCGATGAAATTCGTAATCCTGTTGTACTAAGAAGTTTATCCCAAGCTCGCAAAATCATTAATGGCGTGGTTCGTCTTTATGGTTCGCCTTGTCGAATACATATTGAAACAGGTCGAGAAGTGGGAAAATCTTATAAAGATAGAAAAGAGATTGAAAAACGTCAGAATGAAAATCAAGCAGATAAATTGCGTGCTATCGCTCACTTTAAAGAACTGTTCCCAAATTTTGTCGGCGAGCCAAAAGCGAAAGATATTTTGAAAATGCGACTCTATGAACAACAACACGGAAAATGTTTATATTCAGGCAAAGGGCTAGATCTCAATCGCTTATTAGAAAAAGGCTATGTGGAGATCGATCACGCATTGCCTTTCTCTCGTACGTGGGATGATAGTTTCAATAATAAAGTCCTTGTGTTAGCAGGCGAAAACCAGAATAAAGGCAATAAAACCCCTTATGAATGGTTAGATGGAAAAGCGGATACAGAACAATGGAAACATTTTGTCTCATTAGTTCTTGGTAGTTATTTTTCACAAAAGAAAAAGCATCGATTATTAACTAAAGAGCTTGATGAAAAAGGATTTAAAGAAAAGAACCTGAATGATACTCGCTATGTGGCTCGTTTCTTATGTAATTACATTGCAGAAAATATGTTATTAACAGGCAAAGGTAAACGCCGAGTATTTGCCTCAAATGGTCAAATTACTAGCTTGTTACGTCATCGTTGGGGAATGAGCAAAAGTCGGGAAGAAAATGACCGCCATCACGCTATTGATGCCATTGTTGTGGCTTGTTCAACGGTGGCGATGCAAAAGAAAATTACTGATTTTGTTCGCCGTAAAGAAATGGATGTGTTTTCGGGGGAAATGGTTGATAAATCAACGGGCGAAATTCAATGGATTCATTTTCCAGAACCTTGGAAGTATTTCAGACAAGAGGCGGAAATTCGCGTATTTAGTGATAATCCACAAGAAGATCTGGTCATTCGTTTGCCAGATCGTCCTCAAGCTAATCATCAATTTGTACAGCCATTGTTTGTATCGAGAGCGCCCACTCGTAAAGTAACAGGGCAAGGGCATATGGAAACCGTCAAATCAGCTAAGCGAATTAATGAAGGTATTAGCGTGATTAAAGTGCCTCTCACTCAATTAAAACTCAAAGAGCTTGAAAATATGGTAAATCGAGAGAGAGAACAAGCATTATATGAATCTCTTAAAGAGCAATTAATGCAATATAACGATGATCCTAATAAAGCATTTGCTGAACCATTTTATAAAAAAGGCGGGCAACAGGTTAAGTCTGTGAGGGTCGAACAATTACAAAAAACGGGTGTATTAGTACATAATGAAACAGGCGTTGCTGATAATGCCTCAATGGTACGAGTGGATGTCTTTAAGAAAAAAGGCAAATATTTCTTAGTACCAATTTATACTTGGCAAGTCGCTAAAGGTATTTTGCCGAATAAAGCAGTAATTCAGAGAAAATCAGAAGATGAATGGGAAGAAATGGATGAAACCGCTGAATTTCAGTTCTCATTATTTGCTAATGATCTTATTAAAGTAACGACTAAGAAAAATGCAATTTTAGGTTATTTTGGTGGGTTAGATAGAGCAACAGGAAATATCAGTATTAAAGAACACGATTTAAATAAAAATGTAGTAAAAAATGGGATTCATACTAGTGTGGGTGTAAAACTTATTCCCAACTTTGAAAAATACCAAGTGGATGAATTAGGTAAAAATATTCGACCTTGTCGAAAATCCAAACGTCTTGGTGTGCGTTAA
- a CDS encoding HlyC/CorC family transporter, giving the protein MESIPLSSLFIALAILLVLSGFFSSSETGLMSLNRYRMRYLAQQGHRGAKQTEKLLAKTDILLSLILICNNLVNIVASAIATMIGMRLSGDAGVAIATGLLTLVMLVFAEILPKTIAAIYPEKVGFTASYILLPLRRLLLPVVFLMNLVISGLMKLLRIRKSEKAGLSAEELRSVVLEAGRFIPSAHQEMLVSILDMEKVTVDDIMVPRNDIGGIDIDDDWKSIMRQLTGAAHARVVIYKSNMDNILGILRVREAFRLMLDRNEFTKEMLVRAVDEAYFIPEDTPLTTQLMNFRSNKERIGLVVDEYGDIKGLVTLEDILEEIVGEFTTSAAPTLEEEVQPQSDGTVLIEGSANLRDLNKLFNWHLPVDEVRTFNGLIVEHLEKIPDEGVEFTLFNLKVIVLEVSDNMVKLARVEPIPQSDDNE; this is encoded by the coding sequence TTGGAAAGTATCCCCCTGAGTAGCTTATTTATCGCATTAGCTATTCTTCTTGTCTTATCTGGTTTCTTCTCTAGTTCTGAAACAGGTTTAATGTCATTAAATCGCTATCGCATGCGATATTTAGCACAACAAGGTCATCGTGGCGCTAAACAAACAGAAAAATTATTAGCAAAAACAGATATCTTACTGAGTTTAATTTTAATCTGTAATAACTTAGTAAATATTGTTGCTTCTGCTATTGCCACCATGATTGGTATGCGATTGTCTGGTGATGCAGGTGTTGCCATTGCAACAGGCTTGCTAACTTTAGTCATGCTTGTTTTTGCTGAAATTCTACCTAAAACGATTGCAGCAATTTATCCAGAAAAAGTGGGCTTTACGGCGAGTTATATTTTATTACCATTAAGACGTTTATTATTACCCGTTGTTTTTTTAATGAATTTGGTAATCAGCGGATTAATGAAATTACTGCGTATCCGTAAATCAGAAAAAGCGGGATTAAGTGCAGAAGAACTACGCAGTGTAGTATTAGAAGCAGGGCGTTTTATTCCAAGTGCTCACCAAGAAATGTTAGTGTCCATTTTAGATATGGAAAAAGTAACCGTGGATGACATTATGGTTCCACGTAATGACATCGGTGGGATTGATATTGATGATGATTGGAAATCGATCATGCGTCAATTAACGGGGGCTGCTCATGCAAGGGTTGTGATCTATAAGAGCAATATGGATAACATTCTTGGCATCTTACGGGTTAGAGAAGCGTTTCGTTTAATGCTAGACAGAAATGAATTTACCAAAGAAATGCTCGTAAGAGCCGTTGATGAAGCGTACTTTATTCCTGAAGATACGCCACTGACTACTCAGCTAATGAACTTTAGATCGAACAAAGAAAGAATCGGGTTAGTGGTTGATGAATATGGCGATATAAAAGGGTTAGTGACCCTTGAAGATATTCTCGAAGAAATTGTCGGGGAGTTTACCACTTCTGCTGCACCAACCTTAGAGGAAGAGGTCCAGCCACAATCAGATGGTACGGTTCTAATTGAAGGATCGGCTAATTTACGTGATTTAAACAAGCTCTTTAATTGGCATTTGCCAGTTGATGAGGTGAGAACATTCAACGGATTGATTGTTGAGCATTTGGAAAAAATTCCAGATGAAGGCGTTGAATTTACACTGTTTAATTTGAAAGTTATCGTATTAGAAGTGAGTGATAATATGGTTAAACTTGCGAGAGTGGAACCTATTCCTCAAAGCGATGACAACGAATAA
- the fabD gene encoding ACP S-malonyltransferase, with translation MSKFAMVFPGQGSQAIGMLADLAPVYPVIEQTFQRASEVLGYDLWDLVQNGEATELNQTHRTQPALLAASVALFRVWQEKFPEHNPTVMAGHSLGEYSALVCSGALDFQDAIKLVELRGQLMQEAVPAGTGAMFAIIGLDNESIIKACEQAQQETGEIVSAVNFNSPGQVVIAGTKTAAEKAGALCKEAGAKRALPLAVSVPSHCALMKPAADKLAETLQNIQFSRPLVPVINNVDVAIENEADAIRDALIRQLYSPVRWTEVVEKMAEAGVTTLYEIGPNKVLTGLAKRIVADISAQAVNDVASLDAVSF, from the coding sequence ATGTCTAAATTTGCAATGGTATTTCCGGGGCAAGGTTCACAAGCAATTGGTATGTTAGCTGATTTAGCACCTGTATATCCCGTAATTGAACAAACTTTTCAACGAGCGAGTGAAGTGCTTGGTTATGATTTATGGGATTTAGTTCAAAATGGTGAAGCAACAGAATTAAATCAAACTCATCGTACTCAACCTGCATTACTTGCTGCCTCTGTGGCGCTTTTCCGAGTATGGCAAGAAAAATTCCCAGAACATAACCCAACAGTAATGGCAGGGCATAGCTTGGGTGAATATTCTGCCTTAGTTTGCTCAGGTGCATTAGATTTCCAAGATGCGATTAAATTAGTGGAATTGCGTGGTCAGTTAATGCAAGAAGCTGTACCAGCGGGTACAGGGGCAATGTTTGCTATTATTGGATTAGATAATGAATCAATTATCAAAGCGTGCGAACAAGCTCAACAAGAAACAGGTGAAATCGTTTCAGCGGTAAACTTTAACTCACCAGGGCAAGTTGTGATTGCAGGAACAAAAACAGCGGCAGAAAAAGCGGGGGCTTTATGTAAGGAAGCAGGAGCTAAACGTGCATTACCATTAGCAGTGAGCGTTCCCTCACATTGTGCATTAATGAAACCAGCCGCGGATAAACTGGCAGAAACATTGCAAAATATTCAATTTTCCCGACCGCTTGTACCAGTGATTAATAATGTGGATGTTGCGATTGAGAATGAAGCAGATGCGATTCGTGATGCCTTAATTCGTCAATTATATAGCCCTGTGCGTTGGACTGAAGTGGTAGAAAAAATGGCGGAAGCAGGTGTGACAACACTTTATGAAATTGGGCCAAATAAAGTGTTAACGGGATTGGCAAAACGTATTGTGGCTGATATTTCAGCACAAGCAGTCAATGACGTAGCTTCATTAGATGCAGTGAGTTTTTAA
- a CDS encoding epoxyqueuosine reductase QueH: MTEQRQAPVKKTRKGKDPNAPFVREKLSLPDGHNKLLLHSCCAPCSGEVMEAIHASGIEFTIYFYNPNIHPLKEYLIRKEENIRFAEKWGIPFIDADYDRQNWFDRAKGMENEPERGIRCTMCFDMRFEKAAEYAHEHGFPVFTSCLGISRWKDMNQINGCGHRAAEKYDDVVYWDYNWRKGGGSQRMIEISKREHFYQQEYCGCVYSLRDTNKWREANGRQKIEIGKLYYSAD; the protein is encoded by the coding sequence ATGACAGAACAAAGACAAGCACCAGTAAAAAAAACGCGTAAGGGCAAAGATCCTAACGCACCTTTTGTCCGTGAGAAACTTTCTCTACCCGATGGGCATAATAAATTATTACTCCACTCTTGCTGTGCGCCTTGCTCTGGCGAGGTGATGGAAGCAATTCATGCTTCTGGTATTGAATTTACCATCTATTTCTACAATCCAAATATTCACCCACTCAAAGAATATTTAATCCGTAAAGAAGAGAATATCCGTTTCGCAGAAAAATGGGGTATTCCATTTATTGATGCCGATTATGACCGTCAAAATTGGTTCGATCGAGCTAAAGGAATGGAAAATGAGCCAGAACGTGGTATTCGTTGCACCATGTGCTTTGATATGCGTTTTGAAAAAGCCGCAGAATATGCTCATGAACATGGTTTCCCTGTATTCACAAGCTGTTTAGGCATTTCTCGTTGGAAAGATATGAACCAAATCAATGGATGCGGTCATCGTGCAGCAGAAAAATATGATGATGTAGTTTATTGGGACTACAACTGGCGTAAAGGTGGCGGTTCACAACGTATGATTGAAATCAGTAAACGTGAGCATTTTTATCAACAAGAATATTGTGGATGCGTTTACTCACTTCGAGATACAAACAAATGGCGTGAAGCAAATGGTCGCCAAAAAATTGAAATTGGTAAACTTTATTATTCAGCAGATTAA
- the fabG gene encoding 3-oxoacyl-ACP reductase FabG: MQNKIALVTGATRGIGKAIAEELVAKGAFVIGTATSEKGAETISAYLGEKGKGLVLNVADEESIEQVLAHIKAEFGDIDILVNNAGITRDNLLMRMKDDEWFDIIQTNLTSVYRLSKAMLRSMMKKRHGRIVTIGSVVGSSGNPGQTNYCAAKAGLVGFSKALAKEVASRGITVNVVAPGFIATDMTEELTDEQKNAILSQIPAGQLGQAKDIAKAVAFLASEDAGYITGETIHVNGGLYMN, encoded by the coding sequence ATGCAAAATAAAATCGCATTAGTAACGGGTGCAACCCGTGGTATTGGTAAAGCAATCGCAGAAGAGTTAGTGGCTAAAGGGGCTTTTGTTATTGGTACAGCGACATCAGAAAAAGGAGCGGAAACTATTTCTGCTTATTTAGGCGAAAAGGGTAAAGGACTTGTATTGAATGTGGCTGATGAAGAATCAATTGAGCAAGTGCTTGCTCACATTAAAGCTGAGTTTGGCGATATTGATATTTTAGTGAATAACGCAGGGATCACCCGTGATAATTTATTAATGCGAATGAAAGATGATGAATGGTTTGACATTATCCAAACAAATTTAACGTCAGTTTATCGTCTATCTAAAGCAATGTTACGTTCAATGATGAAAAAACGTCATGGTCGTATTGTGACTATCGGTTCAGTTGTTGGGTCAAGTGGCAATCCAGGGCAAACAAACTACTGTGCAGCAAAAGCAGGTTTAGTCGGTTTCTCAAAAGCATTAGCAAAAGAAGTCGCATCTCGTGGTATCACTGTAAATGTTGTTGCACCGGGTTTTATTGCAACAGATATGACAGAAGAATTAACAGACGAGCAAAAAAATGCTATTTTAAGTCAAATTCCAGCTGGTCAGTTGGGACAAGCAAAGGATATTGCGAAAGCAGTCGCTTTTTTAGCATCTGAAGATGCAGGCTATATTACAGGTGAAACTATTCATGTGAATGGTGGCTTGTATATGAACTAA
- the ispB gene encoding octaprenyl diphosphate synthase gives MTKQLTQEQISALAKIDMQAVDQAILSQLSSDVVLINQLGHYIVSAGGKRIRPLIAVLSANALGYKGTQHITCAAFVEFIHTATLLHDDVVDESDMRRGRATANAEFGNAASVLVGDFIYTRAFQMMTSLKSLEVLQVMSDATNVIAEGEVQQLMNVNDPDITEENYMQVIYSKTARLFEASTQCAAIVAGADEKGVTALKDYGRYLGTAFQLVDDILDYSANAEKLGKNIGDDLAEGKPTLPLLHAMRHGNEQQSALIREAIEQGGKREALDEILAIMAEHGSLDYAMQRAKEEAKKAVDAIAMLPESDYKQALVSLAYLSVDRAY, from the coding sequence ATGACAAAACAACTTACACAGGAACAAATTTCTGCACTAGCTAAAATTGACATGCAGGCGGTCGATCAAGCTATCCTTTCACAGCTAAGTTCAGATGTTGTTCTAATTAATCAATTAGGGCACTACATTGTGAGTGCAGGGGGAAAACGCATTCGCCCATTAATTGCAGTTTTATCAGCGAATGCTTTGGGGTACAAAGGTACTCAGCATATTACTTGTGCAGCTTTTGTGGAATTTATTCATACCGCAACGTTATTGCATGATGATGTGGTTGATGAATCTGATATGCGTCGTGGCCGAGCAACAGCGAATGCTGAATTTGGTAATGCTGCAAGCGTGCTTGTGGGAGACTTTATTTATACTCGTGCGTTCCAAATGATGACGAGTTTGAAATCCCTTGAAGTTTTACAAGTGATGTCAGATGCAACGAATGTGATTGCCGAAGGGGAAGTTCAACAATTAATGAATGTGAATGATCCTGATATTACTGAAGAAAATTATATGCAGGTGATTTACAGTAAAACTGCCCGTTTATTTGAAGCCTCTACACAATGTGCGGCAATCGTTGCAGGCGCTGATGAAAAAGGCGTTACCGCATTAAAAGATTATGGCAGATACTTAGGAACAGCTTTCCAATTAGTTGATGATATTTTAGATTACAGTGCCAATGCGGAAAAATTAGGTAAAAATATTGGCGATGATCTCGCCGAAGGTAAACCAACATTACCATTATTACACGCAATGCGTCACGGTAATGAACAACAATCTGCACTCATTCGAGAAGCGATTGAACAAGGCGGAAAACGTGAAGCCTTAGATGAAATTTTAGCGATTATGGCGGAACATGGATCACTTGATTACGCAATGCAACGCGCGAAAGAAGAAGCAAAAAAGGCAGTGGATGCGATTGCGATGTTACCTGAAAGTGACTATAAACAAGCTTTAGTTTCTTTAGCTTATCTCTCCGTCGATCGTGCTTATTAG